The Candidatus Epulonipiscium sp. genome has a segment encoding these proteins:
- the ilvC gene encoding ketol-acid reductoisomerase, whose translation MAKLYYQEDCNLGLLKGKKVAVIGYGSQGHAHSLNLHESGVDVVVGLYEGSKSWPKAEAAGLKVATAFDAAAEADIIMILINDEKQSKLYEESIKPNLKAGKSLVFAHGFNIHYGQIVPPSDVNVFMVAPKGPGHTVRSQYLEGKGVPCLIAVHQDATGNAKDLGLAYAAGIGGARAGILETTFKEETETDLFGEQAVLCGGVSELMKAGFETLVEAGYQPESAYFECMHEMKLIVDLVNQGGLSYMRYSISDTAEFGDYSVGKRIITEDTKKEMKKVLSEIQDGTFAKNWILENQSNRPAFNARRRMEQEHQIEVVGKELRKMMSWIQDK comes from the coding sequence ATGGCAAAACTATATTATCAAGAGGATTGTAATTTAGGGTTATTAAAAGGAAAAAAGGTGGCAGTTATTGGATATGGGAGTCAAGGTCATGCTCATTCCCTAAATCTCCATGAATCAGGAGTAGATGTGGTAGTTGGTCTTTATGAGGGAAGTAAGTCCTGGCCAAAAGCAGAAGCAGCAGGACTTAAAGTAGCTACTGCTTTTGATGCAGCAGCTGAGGCTGATATTATCATGATACTTATTAATGATGAAAAACAATCTAAGTTATACGAAGAAAGTATAAAACCAAATCTAAAGGCTGGTAAATCTCTCGTATTTGCCCATGGGTTTAATATTCATTATGGACAAATAGTACCCCCATCAGATGTTAATGTATTTATGGTAGCTCCAAAAGGACCCGGCCATACAGTAAGAAGCCAATACCTAGAAGGAAAAGGGGTACCATGCTTAATAGCTGTGCATCAAGATGCAACCGGTAATGCAAAGGATTTAGGTTTAGCTTATGCAGCTGGTATCGGTGGAGCTAGGGCAGGAATTCTTGAAACAACATTCAAAGAAGAAACAGAAACAGACCTCTTCGGGGAGCAAGCAGTACTCTGTGGTGGTGTTTCCGAGCTTATGAAAGCAGGGTTTGAAACATTAGTTGAAGCAGGATATCAACCAGAAAGTGCCTACTTTGAATGTATGCATGAAATGAAATTGATTGTAGACTTAGTAAACCAGGGGGGGCTAAGCTATATGAGATATTCTATCAGCGATACGGCAGAATTTGGGGATTATTCTGTAGGTAAGCGTATTATCACGGAAGATACCAAAAAAGAAATGAAGAAAGTATTGTCAGAGATTCAAGATGGAACCTTTGCTAAAAATTGGATTTTAGAAAACCAATCAAATCGACCTGCATTTAACGCAAGAAGAAGAATGGAACAAGAACATCAAATAGAAGTAGTAGGAAAAGAACTTCGCAAAATGATGAGTTGGATTCAAGATAAATAG
- a CDS encoding citramalate synthase yields MNKIEIFDSTLRDGAQAEGISFSVEDKLKIVKSLDKLGVAYIEAGNPGSNPKDLEFFEKVKSLDLKNSKLTAFGSTRRRDIDVSEDDNVKSLLGANTPVVAIFGKCWDFHVTDIIKTSLEENLEMIKDTLRFFKEKGKEVIFDAEHFFDGYKSNPEYAMAALLAAVEGGADRLVLCETNGGAFPNEVYEITKKVVSSFDVPVGIHPHNDGGMAVANAVMAVEAGAFHVQGTLIGFGERCGNVNLSTVIGNLQLKKNLNCIAEENLRNLTKTARKIAEIANITLSDGMPYVGKSAFAHKGGMHIDGVAKATHSFEHMNPELVGNERRFLMSEVAGRSTILSKIQKVNSDITKDSPETKDIIDRLKALEHIGYQFEGAESSFELIIRKQLGKYRPFFELENFKIIGEHPSGEGRVSSSAMIKVKVDNEVEITAAEGDGPVNALDKALRKALEIFYPELKNVHLTDYKVRVLDTKTATAAKVRVLIESTDGEDIWTTVGVSTDIIEASWVALVDSIEYKLIKDIEKKFKAYL; encoded by the coding sequence ATGAATAAAATAGAGATTTTTGACTCTACTCTAAGGGATGGGGCACAGGCAGAGGGGATTTCCTTTTCTGTAGAAGATAAGCTAAAGATTGTAAAATCTCTTGACAAACTAGGGGTTGCCTATATAGAAGCTGGCAACCCCGGCTCAAATCCCAAGGATTTAGAATTCTTTGAAAAGGTAAAAAGTCTAGATTTAAAAAACTCTAAATTAACGGCTTTCGGCAGTACAAGGCGAAGGGATATTGATGTTAGCGAAGATGATAATGTAAAGTCCCTTTTAGGTGCTAATACTCCAGTGGTCGCAATCTTCGGTAAGTGCTGGGATTTTCATGTGACGGATATTATTAAGACTTCCTTAGAAGAAAACCTTGAGATGATAAAGGACACTTTACGATTTTTTAAGGAAAAAGGGAAAGAAGTAATATTCGATGCGGAACATTTTTTTGATGGATATAAATCCAATCCTGAGTATGCCATGGCGGCTCTTTTGGCAGCAGTCGAGGGAGGAGCAGACCGTTTAGTTCTCTGTGAAACTAATGGTGGAGCATTTCCTAATGAGGTATATGAAATCACTAAAAAGGTAGTATCCTCTTTTGATGTTCCTGTTGGAATTCACCCCCATAATGATGGGGGTATGGCAGTAGCTAATGCTGTTATGGCTGTAGAGGCAGGTGCTTTTCATGTTCAAGGTACTCTCATAGGTTTTGGTGAACGTTGTGGTAATGTGAACTTATCGACAGTTATAGGAAATCTTCAGTTAAAGAAAAACCTTAACTGCATCGCAGAAGAAAATTTACGAAATCTTACTAAAACTGCAAGAAAGATAGCAGAAATTGCTAACATCACTTTAAGTGATGGAATGCCATATGTAGGCAAAAGTGCCTTTGCCCATAAGGGTGGCATGCATATTGATGGGGTTGCCAAAGCTACTCACTCTTTTGAACATATGAATCCTGAATTAGTAGGAAACGAAAGAAGATTCCTTATGTCAGAAGTGGCGGGAAGAAGTACTATCTTATCAAAAATACAAAAAGTAAACTCAGATATTACAAAGGATTCCCCAGAAACGAAGGACATTATCGATAGATTAAAGGCCCTAGAACATATAGGATATCAATTTGAAGGAGCTGAAAGTTCCTTTGAACTTATTATCCGTAAGCAGTTAGGAAAGTATAGACCATTTTTTGAGCTAGAAAATTTTAAAATAATAGGTGAGCATCCTTCAGGGGAAGGGCGGGTTAGTTCCTCTGCTATGATAAAAGTAAAGGTAGATAATGAAGTTGAAATTACAGCAGCAGAAGGGGACGGTCCGGTAAACGCTCTAGATAAGGCCCTAAGAAAAGCCCTAGAAATATTCTATCCAGAACTTAAAAATGTGCATCTTACGGATTATAAGGTTAGAGTATTGGATACTAAGACTGCTACAGCGGCAAAAGTTAGGGTACTCATCGAATCCACTGATGGGGAAGATATTTGGACCACAGTTGGGGTTTCTACTGATATTATTGAGGCCAGTTGGGTTGCTTTAGTAGATTCCATCGAATATAAATTAATCAAAGATATAGAAAAAAAGTTTAAAGCATATTTGTGA
- the ilvN gene encoding acetolactate synthase small subunit encodes MKRHILSVLVENHSGVLSRVSGLFSRRGYNIDSLSVGVTEDPNISRMTIVARGDEYILEQIKKQLNKLIDVIKVIELKSDISVYRELILLKVAATTKQRAEIIEIVNVFRGRVVDVASESLMIEMTGDEEKLSALVSMMEPYGIKEMIRTGLTALERGNKEIKQHNKYEEE; translated from the coding sequence ATGAAAAGACATATATTATCTGTTTTGGTGGAGAACCATTCAGGGGTATTAAGCCGAGTATCAGGTTTGTTTAGTCGGCGGGGTTATAATATAGATAGTCTTTCAGTAGGAGTAACTGAAGATCCCAATATATCCCGCATGACTATTGTTGCAAGGGGAGATGAATACATATTAGAGCAGATTAAAAAACAACTTAATAAGCTCATAGATGTCATAAAGGTCATCGAGCTTAAGTCTGATATATCTGTATACAGAGAGTTGATTCTCCTAAAAGTAGCTGCAACTACAAAGCAGCGAGCAGAAATTATCGAAATTGTGAATGTCTTTAGAGGGCGAGTAGTAGATGTCGCTAGTGAATCCCTAATGATTGAGATGACTGGGGATGAAGAAAAACTATCAGCATTAGTCAGCATGATGGAACCTTATGGAATTAAGGAAATGATCCGCACCGGGCTCACCGCCTTGGAGCGAGGAAATAAAGAAATAAAACAACATAATAAATATGAGGAGGAGTAA